One Capsicum annuum cultivar UCD-10X-F1 chromosome 2, UCD10Xv1.1, whole genome shotgun sequence genomic window carries:
- the LOC107861010 gene encoding uncharacterized protein At5g39570 produces MSYYPKGYRQSDDVPEFDEYDETPYGGGYDISLTYGRPIPPSDETCYPPTSESDDFDYDRPHYTSSAEPSAYADEALDNEYQSYSKPKPKHNSRPSRSRPSKDGDEDGDGDGDENPRRNSGMNRPSGGGYGGESEYGESGYGRKTDSDEYGSRHRRTNDEEEETSEYGSGYGRKSSYEEKSSEYGSGYGYGRKADSDEYESGGYGSKPASDYGSRNRRNNDDEARNSEYGSGYGRRTDSDEYGSSGYGKKTNYGEQQDSGYGYGGKSTSYGRSSYDTTESEGYGTSFERPSYGRSEEEDYRKPSYGRCDNDDEGYGRKKYGDDDSDEDREKKQRHKHRHHRDYSDD; encoded by the exons ATGTCTTACTACCCAAAAGGCTACCGTCAAAGTGACGATGTCCCTGAATTTGATGAGTATGATGAGACTCCGTATGGTGGTGGTTACGATATCTCATTGACATATGGCCGGCCAATTCCACCTTCCGATGAGACTTGCTATCCTCCCACGTCGGAATCCGATGATTTCGACTATGATCGTCCTCATTACACTTCCTCTGCTGAACCCTCTGCCTATGCTGATGAAGCTCTTGATAACGAGTACCAGAGCTATTCTAAGCCCAAGCCCAAGCACAACTCTCGTCCGTCACGTTCCCGTCCATCTAAGGATGGGGATGAGGATGGGGATGGGGATGGGGATGAGAATCCTCGTCGTAATTCTGGGATGAATCGTCCAAGTGGAGGAGGTTATGGTGGAGAAAGTGAGTATGGTGAATCTGGTTATGGACGAAAAACAGACTCCGATGAGTATGGATCAAGGCACAGAAGGACAAATGATGAGGAGGAGGAAACCTCAGAATACGGTTCTGGTTATGGAAGGAAAAGTTCATACGAGGAGAAAAGTTCGGAGTACGGGTCTGGTTACGGTTACGGACGAAAGGCAGACTCGGATGAATATGAATCTGGTGGATATGGGAGTAAACCTGCATCGGATTATGGATCAAGGAACAGAAGAAACAACGATGACGAGGCGAGGAACTCAGAATACGGGTCAGGTTATGGGCGAAGGACGGACTCTGATGAGTATGGATCTAGTGGATATGGGAAGAAGACGAACTACGGAGAGCAACAAGACAGTGGGTATGGCTACGGAGGGAAATCAACCAGTTATGGGCGTTCAAGCTACGACACAACGGAAAGCGAAGGGTACGGGACATCATTTGAGAGGCCTAGTTATGGAAGGTCTGAGGAAGAGGACTACAGAAAACCCAGCTATGGGAGGTGTGACAATGATGATGAAGGTTATGGTCGCAAGAAATAT GGTGATGATGACTCTGACGAAGACAGGGAGAAGAAACAACGCCACAAGCATCGCCACCATCGAGATTAC